One Ranitomeya imitator isolate aRanImi1 chromosome 1, aRanImi1.pri, whole genome shotgun sequence DNA window includes the following coding sequences:
- the LOC138662101 gene encoding zinc finger protein 501-like, with amino-acid sequence MQEQRRAAEESSSSDTLERTPTSPSPQSLIIKAENEDSLIDEQAAHWCDDASTQTEDILQVKEEEFDDLPIDSNAGSNWLGYGTGVLPDEEDLPKKVYRPPAKPREKNWETDEYGQSTTTVKQFICSECGKGFSLYSHLTKHQRSHSLEKPFSCALCGKCFAYKPSLVTHQRVHTGEKPFSCTECGKLFVSKFNLKAHEKVHTGEKPVECPACGRCFSNNPALVKHLRIHTGEKPFTCTECGKDFSSRSCLNAHLVLHTGERPYVCGECGKAFANQSNLISHRIIHTGQKPYVCPVCGRGFANQSNLAKHKLTHTDDKPFVCVECGNVYSRKDGLSKHYERIHKKKLEF; translated from the exons ATGCAGGAGCAGCGGCGAGCAGCAG AGGAATCCAGCAGTTCTGATACACTAGAGAGAACCCCTACGTCGCCCAGCCCTCAGTCTTTGATCATTAAAGCGGAAAATGAAGATTCCTTGATAGATGAGCAG GCAGCACATTGGTGTGATGATGCATCTACACAGACCGAGGACATTCTCCAAGTGAAAGAGGAAGAATTTGATGATTTACCGATCGATAGTAACGCTG GAAGTAATTGGCTGGGATATGGAACCG GTGTTTTACCCGATGAGGAAGATCTTCCTAAAAAAGTATATCGCCCACCAGCAAAGCCCAGGGAGAAAAACTGGGAAACGGATGAATACGGACAGTCTACGACCACAGTCAAGCAATTTATTTGTTCGGAGTGTGGTAAGGGTTTTAGTCTCTATTCTCATCTGACGAAGCACCAGAGGTCTCATTCCCTGGAGAAACCATTTTCCTGCGCCCTTTGTGGTAAATGTTTTGCTTACAAACCCAGTCTTGTTACTCATCAGCGGGTTCACACTGGAGAAAAGCCTTTTTCTTGCACAGAATGTGGAAAACTCTTTGTCAGCAAGTTCAACCTCAAAGCACATGAGAAAGTTCACACTGGGGAGAAACCTGTCGAATGTCCAGCTTGCGGAAGATGTTTTAGTAATAATCCAGCCCTGGTTAAACATCTGAGAATACACACAGGCGAGAAGCCTTTCACTTGTACTGAATGCGGGAAAGACTTTTCCAGCCGGTCATGTCTTAACGCGCATCTGGTCCTTCACACTGGAGAAAGGCCTTATGTCTGTGGCGAATGTGGAAAAGCTTTTGCCAATCAATCCAACCTAATTTCTCATCGGATAATACACACAGGACAAAAACCATATGTGTGCCCAGTATGTGGACGGGGTTTTGCCAATCAATCCAATCTCGCAAAACATAAGTTAACACACACCGATGACAAACCATTTGTATGTGTAGAATGTGGAAATGTATACTCCAGAAAAGATGGCCTTTCCAAACATTACGAAAGAATacacaaaaaaaaattagaattttgA